From Natrinema amylolyticum, the proteins below share one genomic window:
- a CDS encoding trimeric intracellular cation channel family protein encodes MVRELAAALVVDPFAVMNAIGLVAFALVGATKAIREEFDLFGVTVVGLVTAFAGGATRDILVDRVPLALQSPIEIGLGLFGVALAIGVSVALESADDHPVTLCSDAIGLAAFTTAGAIVATDVGVSGFGVVAIATINAVGGGAFADILLDRSPFILLEDFYASCAVLGGGTYWVVVLLGGSGSVAAAICAAVTVGTRIAAVAYGWTLPTAQVFRTSA; translated from the coding sequence GTGGTACGAGAGTTGGCTGCAGCGCTGGTCGTCGATCCGTTCGCCGTGATGAACGCGATCGGACTCGTCGCGTTCGCGCTGGTCGGGGCGACCAAGGCGATCCGCGAGGAGTTCGACCTGTTCGGCGTCACCGTCGTCGGGCTCGTCACGGCGTTCGCCGGCGGTGCGACGCGAGATATTCTCGTCGATCGGGTTCCGTTAGCGCTCCAGTCGCCGATCGAGATCGGCCTCGGGCTGTTCGGCGTGGCCCTGGCGATCGGTGTGAGCGTCGCCCTCGAGTCGGCGGACGATCATCCCGTGACGCTGTGCTCCGACGCCATCGGACTCGCCGCGTTCACCACGGCCGGTGCCATCGTCGCGACCGACGTCGGCGTCTCGGGCTTCGGCGTCGTTGCGATCGCGACGATCAACGCGGTCGGCGGCGGAGCGTTCGCGGACATCCTACTCGACCGATCGCCGTTTATCTTGCTCGAGGACTTCTATGCGAGTTGTGCAGTACTCGGCGGTGGGACGTACTGGGTCGTCGTTCTCTTGGGCGGTTCCGGGAGCGTCGCCGCGGCGATCTGTGCAGCGGTGACGGTCGGAACGCGCATCGCCGCCGTCGCCTACGGTTGGACGCTTCCCACGGCACAGGTGTTTCGGACGAGCGCGTGA
- a CDS encoding metal-dependent hydrolase encodes MWPWGHLAVAYLLYSAVTNRRFDRPPRALPAIALAVGSQTPDLIDKPLAWNFGVLPGGRTLSHSLFVVALLVPAVLLVADRLAARPIGVGFLVGYCSHLLADVPPAVLSGEFAGASYLLWPVLEQPPEAPVAGILDAFLHYYALGPYEWVQFGLFAAAVLAWYRDGAPGLGLVFTSLERRLGTRS; translated from the coding sequence ATGTGGCCCTGGGGACACCTCGCCGTCGCGTACCTGTTGTACTCCGCCGTTACGAATCGCCGGTTCGACCGGCCGCCGCGCGCCCTCCCGGCGATCGCCCTCGCCGTCGGCTCGCAGACGCCGGACCTGATCGACAAACCGCTCGCGTGGAACTTCGGCGTTCTGCCCGGCGGCCGAACCCTCTCCCACTCGCTGTTCGTCGTCGCCCTCCTCGTGCCGGCCGTCCTCCTCGTCGCCGATCGGCTCGCGGCCCGACCGATCGGCGTCGGCTTCCTCGTCGGCTACTGCTCGCACCTCCTCGCGGACGTTCCGCCGGCGGTCCTCTCCGGGGAGTTCGCGGGCGCGTCGTACCTCCTGTGGCCGGTCCTCGAACAGCCCCCCGAAGCGCCCGTCGCCGGCATCCTCGACGCGTTCCTCCACTACTACGCGCTGGGACCCTACGAGTGGGTCCAGTTCGGCCTCTTCGCCGCCGCCGTCCTCGCCTGGTACCGCGACGGCGCGCCCGGGCTCGGACTGGTTTTCACCTCGCTCGAGCGGCGACTCGGGACCCGGTCCTGA
- a CDS encoding DUF7511 domain-containing protein, whose amino-acid sequence MTDADFHAPDSEEPTAELDHVTIENDDAPDECAIFPHEASEDEQMTAWISAHDDSFVSLESMR is encoded by the coding sequence ATGACCGACGCCGACTTTCACGCACCAGACAGCGAGGAACCGACTGCCGAGCTCGATCACGTCACCATCGAGAACGACGACGCCCCGGACGAGTGTGCTATCTTCCCCCACGAGGCGAGCGAGGACGAACAGATGACCGCCTGGATTTCGGCTCACGACGACTCCTTCGTCTCCCTCGAGTCGATGCGCTAG
- a CDS encoding acetolactate synthase large subunit — protein sequence MQTAADLLVTCLEAEDVDRVFGVPGEEIEDLLFSLRDSSIRFVPTRHEQGAAFMADVHGRLTGEAGVCCSTLGPGATNLMTGVADAQLDKSPVVAITGQGDRERLHKESHQALDVVDIFEPIVTWNTQIAEPEITPESARKAFKLAEYEKPGATHLEFPEDVAAATVDAEPIETRDPVRRPDPDDESAERAATLIAEAERPIILAGNGAVRTRASENIRAIVNRVGLPVVETYMGKGAISDREPASLMTLDSGPESEAARAIERADCVVAVGYDIAEHDPAGWNPDLEKTIVHVDYEPAEVYRHYNPDVEIVADVGAALGAIGERLSEGACSLWCGDLHDRLLESVTEPPADDDPVTVRNALPLLREAMADSDVLVSDVGSHKMAIAQSFPTYEPNTCVISNGLASMGIAVPGALAADLAVDSNVVAGTGDGGFMMNAAELETATRLDCSFTTVVFDDEDYGLISEKQEDHRGEHTGTDLTTPDLVTFAESFGIDAYRPDTWAEIESAFAEAVPSDELALIEIGLE from the coding sequence ATGCAAACGGCAGCCGACCTGCTGGTCACCTGTCTCGAGGCCGAGGATGTCGACCGCGTCTTCGGGGTTCCGGGCGAGGAGATCGAGGACCTGCTGTTCTCGCTGCGGGACTCCTCGATCCGCTTCGTGCCGACGCGCCACGAACAGGGCGCGGCGTTCATGGCCGACGTCCACGGCCGTCTGACCGGCGAGGCGGGCGTCTGCTGTTCGACGCTCGGCCCCGGTGCGACGAACCTGATGACGGGCGTGGCCGACGCGCAACTCGACAAGAGCCCGGTGGTCGCCATCACCGGCCAGGGCGACCGCGAGCGACTCCACAAGGAGAGCCATCAGGCGCTCGACGTCGTCGACATCTTCGAGCCGATCGTCACGTGGAACACCCAGATCGCCGAGCCCGAGATCACGCCCGAATCGGCCCGCAAGGCGTTCAAACTCGCCGAGTACGAGAAGCCGGGGGCGACCCACCTCGAGTTCCCCGAGGACGTCGCCGCGGCGACCGTCGACGCCGAGCCGATCGAGACGCGCGATCCGGTCCGCCGGCCGGATCCGGACGACGAGTCGGCCGAGCGGGCGGCGACGCTGATCGCCGAGGCCGAGCGGCCGATCATCCTCGCGGGCAACGGCGCGGTTCGGACCCGCGCCTCGGAGAACATCCGCGCTATCGTCAACCGCGTCGGGCTCCCGGTCGTCGAGACGTACATGGGCAAGGGGGCGATCTCCGACCGCGAGCCGGCCTCGCTGATGACGCTCGACTCGGGACCCGAGAGCGAGGCCGCGCGAGCGATCGAGCGGGCCGACTGCGTCGTCGCGGTCGGCTACGACATCGCCGAGCACGATCCGGCGGGCTGGAATCCCGACCTCGAGAAGACCATCGTCCACGTCGATTACGAGCCCGCAGAGGTCTATCGCCACTACAACCCGGATGTGGAGATCGTCGCGGACGTCGGCGCGGCGCTCGGGGCCATCGGCGAGCGCCTCTCGGAGGGCGCGTGTTCGCTGTGGTGTGGCGACCTCCACGACCGCCTGCTCGAGTCGGTGACGGAGCCGCCGGCAGACGACGATCCGGTGACGGTGAGAAACGCGTTGCCACTGTTGCGCGAGGCGATGGCCGACTCGGACGTGCTCGTCTCGGACGTGGGCAGCCACAAGATGGCGATCGCGCAGTCGTTCCCGACCTACGAGCCCAACACCTGCGTGATCTCGAACGGGCTGGCGAGCATGGGGATCGCCGTCCCGGGCGCGCTCGCGGCCGATCTGGCGGTGGATTCGAACGTCGTCGCGGGCACCGGCGACGGCGGGTTCATGATGAACGCGGCCGAACTCGAGACCGCGACGCGGCTGGACTGTAGCTTTACGACCGTCGTGTTCGACGACGAGGATTACGGACTGATCTCGGAGAAACAGGAGGACCATCGCGGCGAACACACCGGGACGGATCTGACGACCCCCGATCTGGTGACGTTCGCTGAGAGCTTCGGGATCGACGCCTATCGTCCCGACACGTGGGCCGAGATCGAGTCGGCGTTCGCGGAGGCGGTGCCGTCCGACGAGTTGGCGCTGATCGAAATCGGGCTCGAGTGA
- the trmY gene encoding tRNA (pseudouridine(54)-N(1))-methyltransferase TrmY gives MRQFVLIGHDVPTEPDFSLDDLAGGAGRLDALCRSITAAFVTSHGIREDVRVHLIAQNELTITFDGSDLQRLNPDERSTAALVRKALEHRDEAIGALPAEPSPGIEVYRRGFEGTLEEIADDGPIVQLHEDGKAVIDADVDALENGIFVLSDHRDFTAEETALLEDVANQRLRLGPKLLHADQAITVAHHVLDTDGYERF, from the coding sequence ATGCGCCAGTTCGTACTCATCGGTCACGACGTGCCCACGGAGCCCGACTTCTCGCTGGACGACCTCGCGGGCGGGGCCGGTCGCCTCGACGCGCTCTGCCGGTCGATCACCGCCGCGTTCGTTACCTCCCACGGCATCCGCGAGGACGTCCGCGTCCACCTGATCGCGCAGAACGAGCTCACCATCACCTTCGACGGCAGCGACCTCCAGCGGCTCAACCCCGACGAGCGCAGCACCGCCGCGCTGGTCCGCAAGGCCCTCGAGCACCGCGACGAGGCCATCGGCGCGCTCCCCGCGGAGCCCAGTCCGGGGATCGAAGTCTACCGCCGCGGCTTCGAGGGCACGCTCGAGGAAATCGCCGACGACGGCCCGATCGTCCAGCTTCACGAGGACGGCAAGGCGGTCATCGACGCGGACGTAGACGCGCTCGAGAACGGGATCTTCGTGCTCTCCGATCACCGCGACTTCACCGCCGAGGAGACGGCGCTGCTCGAGGACGTCGCCAACCAGCGGCTTCGATTGGGACCGAAACTGCTGCACGCCGATCAGGCGATCACCGTCGCACATCACGTTCTGGATACGGACGGCTACGAGCGGTTTTGA
- a CDS encoding tRNA pseudouridine(54/55) synthase Pus10, with protein sequence MITEDARALLATGAVCDSCLGRPFAERSFGLTNAERGRALRTTVALADDEDFESTDPGDCWVCEGYCGTFDAVAETIVDALEGCEFATYQVGTRVPPLVEENERLLREDAGLEPDVGESIKREMNREVGRRVGALTETEVDFDRPDVLAVVDLEGFDPLETLESGDVTGHAVDVQINPAFVYGRYRKLERDIPQTEWPCRECGGSGIQLGDDGEEPCDYCGGSGYMYDTSVEQVVRPHVVEAMDGDEGTFHGAGREDVDARMLEGGRPFVLEVKRPKMRDPDPEALEAEINGAAEGAVEVEGLRLATYEMVERVKEHDASKRYRADVEFADPIDEDAFETALAELEGTTVDQYTPERVDHRRAGLTRERTVYGIDGDLQSSTEAEVRIHGEGGLYVKELISSDDGRTEPSLAGLLETDAEVTALDVTSVEGKDEPFELEEYFIDGPRDGGEAVSGDV encoded by the coding sequence ATGATCACGGAAGACGCCCGCGCGTTGCTGGCGACCGGAGCCGTCTGTGACTCCTGTCTGGGACGGCCCTTCGCCGAGCGGAGCTTCGGGCTGACCAACGCCGAGCGCGGCCGGGCGCTGCGGACGACGGTCGCGCTGGCCGACGACGAAGACTTCGAGTCGACCGATCCCGGTGACTGCTGGGTCTGTGAGGGGTACTGCGGCACGTTCGACGCCGTCGCCGAGACGATCGTCGACGCCCTCGAGGGGTGTGAGTTCGCCACCTATCAGGTCGGCACCCGCGTCCCGCCGCTGGTCGAGGAGAACGAACGCCTCCTCCGGGAGGACGCCGGCCTCGAGCCCGACGTCGGCGAGTCGATCAAGCGCGAGATGAACCGCGAAGTCGGGCGGCGCGTCGGCGCGCTGACCGAGACCGAGGTCGACTTCGACCGGCCCGACGTGCTCGCCGTCGTCGACCTCGAGGGGTTCGACCCGCTCGAGACTCTCGAATCGGGCGACGTCACGGGCCACGCGGTCGACGTCCAGATCAACCCCGCGTTCGTCTACGGCCGCTATCGGAAACTCGAGCGAGACATTCCCCAGACCGAGTGGCCCTGCCGCGAGTGTGGCGGCAGCGGGATCCAACTGGGCGACGACGGCGAGGAGCCCTGTGACTACTGCGGCGGGTCGGGCTACATGTACGACACCAGCGTCGAACAGGTCGTTCGCCCCCACGTCGTCGAGGCCATGGACGGCGACGAGGGCACCTTCCACGGCGCGGGCCGGGAGGACGTCGACGCCCGGATGCTCGAGGGCGGCCGGCCGTTCGTCCTCGAAGTGAAACGGCCGAAGATGCGCGATCCCGATCCCGAAGCGCTCGAGGCGGAGATCAACGGCGCCGCCGAGGGCGCGGTCGAGGTCGAGGGCCTGCGGCTGGCGACCTACGAGATGGTCGAGCGCGTCAAGGAACACGACGCGAGCAAACGCTACCGAGCAGACGTCGAGTTCGCGGACCCGATCGACGAGGACGCCTTCGAAACGGCGCTCGCCGAACTCGAGGGGACGACCGTCGACCAGTACACGCCCGAACGGGTCGACCACCGGCGAGCGGGACTGACCCGCGAGCGGACCGTTTACGGCATCGACGGCGATCTGCAATCGTCGACCGAGGCCGAAGTCAGGATTCACGGCGAAGGCGGCCTCTACGTGAAGGAACTCATCAGCAGCGACGACGGCCGGACCGAGCCGAGCTTGGCGGGCCTGCTCGAGACCGACGCCGAGGTGACGGCGCTGGACGTGACTAGCGTGGAAGGGAAAGACGAGCCGTTCGAGCTCGAGGAGTACTTCATAGACGGGCCGCGCGATGGCGGTGAGGCGGTGTCGGGAGACGTCTAA
- a CDS encoding CPBP family intramembrane glutamic endopeptidase, with the protein MPQWATFVGITGVVLVLLLVLSHLTQSAFTDGDPDSSDAVGEPSDATTATDPVDVPSRSRPQDAESAVGPDEGTAPPKGVDSTQDGRSAGAPTDAGPRSNAKSADATDRDALSAESDASSEPRGVPLEDQGQRRPADRGVDPDSLSTGMVLANVAFSQGLFALVLLSAAVYTAIPAAALGIEFSVAYLRTGLLWGTAAGIVFYVANELAAAAATHFGFDHDEDLRELLSPDSTQGWLILLVGVLPLIALFEEFLFRAALIGVPAAGYGLSPWLLAVGSSIAFALGHGMQGSVGVVVTGLLGFVLAAVYIVTGSLLVVVVAHYLINALEFVVHEGLGLEWAETLEG; encoded by the coding sequence ATGCCCCAGTGGGCGACGTTCGTCGGCATTACGGGCGTCGTCCTCGTACTGCTGCTCGTTTTATCGCATCTGACACAGTCCGCGTTTACCGACGGCGATCCCGACTCGAGCGACGCCGTCGGGGAGCCGTCCGACGCGACGACCGCCACTGACCCGGTCGATGTGCCGAGCCGCTCGCGTCCGCAAGACGCCGAGTCGGCGGTCGGTCCGGACGAGGGGACGGCCCCACCGAAGGGGGTCGATTCGACTCAGGACGGTCGGTCCGCCGGTGCTCCGACCGACGCCGGTCCACGATCGAATGCGAAGAGCGCTGACGCCACCGATCGGGACGCACTGAGCGCCGAGTCCGACGCCTCGAGCGAGCCACGGGGCGTGCCGCTCGAGGACCAGGGGCAGCGGCGACCGGCCGACCGCGGCGTCGATCCGGACTCGCTGTCGACCGGGATGGTCCTCGCGAACGTCGCCTTCTCGCAGGGTCTGTTCGCGCTCGTCTTGCTCAGTGCAGCGGTCTACACGGCAATCCCGGCCGCGGCGCTGGGGATCGAGTTCTCCGTCGCGTACCTCCGGACGGGACTGCTCTGGGGGACGGCCGCTGGCATCGTCTTTTACGTCGCGAACGAACTCGCCGCAGCGGCCGCGACCCACTTCGGGTTCGACCACGACGAGGACCTCCGGGAACTGCTATCGCCCGACTCGACCCAGGGATGGCTCATCCTGTTGGTAGGCGTCCTGCCGCTCATCGCTCTCTTCGAGGAGTTCCTCTTCCGGGCGGCGCTGATCGGCGTCCCCGCCGCCGGCTACGGGCTCTCGCCCTGGCTGCTCGCGGTCGGCTCCTCGATCGCGTTCGCGCTCGGCCACGGCATGCAGGGCTCGGTCGGCGTTGTCGTCACCGGCCTCCTCGGATTCGTCCTCGCGGCCGTCTACATCGTCACCGGGAGCCTGCTGGTCGTCGTCGTCGCCCACTACCTCATCAACGCCCTCGAGTTCGTCGTCCACGAGGGGCTAGGCCTCGAGTGGGCGGAAACCCTCGAAGGCTAA
- the rnhB gene encoding ribonuclease HII, whose amino-acid sequence MPFGVDEAGKGPAFGSMFAAAVHCEDPDELPGGIRDSKRLAPERREELAATLRSDDRIAVGVAEITPARIDDPETDMNSLAVAAHAAAIEGAVGELERAADATDSISGLCDACDTDAERFARRVTDACSLEALAVDARHGADDDSPLVGAASIVAKVERDAHVAALADEYGEVGSGYPGDATTREFLASYVDEHGDLPPFARESWSTCEDALAAAEQTGLEQF is encoded by the coding sequence ATGCCATTCGGCGTCGACGAGGCCGGCAAGGGACCCGCGTTCGGGTCGATGTTCGCCGCGGCCGTCCACTGTGAGGACCCCGACGAACTCCCTGGCGGAATCCGGGACTCGAAGCGGCTCGCGCCCGAGCGCCGCGAGGAACTGGCGGCGACTCTGCGGAGCGACGATCGGATCGCGGTCGGCGTCGCCGAGATCACGCCGGCGCGGATCGACGACCCCGAGACCGACATGAACTCGCTCGCGGTCGCGGCCCACGCCGCGGCGATCGAGGGAGCGGTCGGCGAGCTCGAGCGCGCTGCCGACGCGACCGATTCGATTTCGGGACTCTGTGACGCCTGTGACACCGACGCAGAGCGCTTCGCCCGGCGGGTCACCGACGCCTGCTCGCTCGAGGCCCTCGCCGTCGACGCCCGCCACGGTGCCGACGACGACTCGCCGCTCGTCGGGGCGGCCAGCATCGTCGCCAAGGTCGAACGCGACGCCCACGTCGCCGCCCTCGCCGACGAGTACGGGGAGGTCGGCAGCGGCTATCCGGGCGATGCGACCACCCGCGAGTTCCTCGCGTCCTACGTCGACGAACATGGCGACCTCCCGCCGTTCGCACGGGAGTCGTGGTCGACCTGCGAAGACGCGCTCGCCGCGGCCGAGCAGACCGGCCTCGAGCAGTTTTAG
- a CDS encoding HVO_A0556 family zinc finger protein, which translates to MAKSESSDAGGHQQLLAMLEGRDCQHCPNGELERGRYKDKRAIVCDSCGTPRVQVWSPSLD; encoded by the coding sequence ATGGCGAAATCAGAGTCATCGGACGCCGGCGGTCACCAGCAGTTACTCGCGATGCTCGAGGGACGGGACTGTCAACACTGTCCGAACGGCGAACTCGAGCGGGGCCGCTACAAGGACAAGCGGGCGATCGTCTGTGACAGCTGCGGGACGCCGCGGGTGCAGGTCTGGTCACCCTCGCTCGACTGA
- the lonB gene encoding ATP-dependent protease LonB — MSNDTNVDDPPEDASDTVPEGDDPAEQPERQGDRSPLEEDGDRRNDVDDPIDDFEPSSDEEDDIETVEDLGSTVEVDPGVEVDEEIAEDDLLGGLKIDSTADIEVPDRLVDQVIGQDEARDIIIKAAKQRRHVMMIGSPGTGKSMLAKAMSQLLPKEDLQDVLVYHNPDDGNEPKVRTVPAGKGEQIIDAHKEEARKRNQMRSILMWIIIAVVIGYAILSPASILLGVLAAGIIWLIFRYTSRGTDAMVPNMIVNNGDQRVAPFEDATGAHAGALLGDVRHDPFQSGGMETPSHDRVEPGSIHKSNKGVLFVDEINTLDIRTQQKLMTAIQEGEFAITGQSERSSGAMVQTEPVPCDFIMVAAGNLDAMENMHPALRNRIKGYGYEVYMDDTIEDTPEMRRKYARFIAQEVERDGRLPHFTDDAVEEVILEAKRRSGRKNHLTLLFRSLGGLVRVAGDIARAEDRENTTRDDVLQAKRRSRSIEQQLADDYIERRKDYELQVNEGGVEGRVNGLAVMGEDSGIMLPVMAEIAPAQGGGQVIATGQLKEMAEESVQNVSAIIKKFSDVDLSEKDIHIQFVQAGQQGVDGDSASITVATAVISALENIPVDQSVAMTGSLSVRGDVLPVGGVTHKIEAAAKAGCTKVIIPEANEQDVMIEDEYEDMIEIIPCSNISEVLDVALMGEPKKDSLVDRLKSITGTAFDQGTVGSAGGSNPSPQ, encoded by the coding sequence ATGAGTAACGATACGAACGTTGACGACCCTCCCGAAGACGCTTCGGACACTGTTCCAGAGGGGGACGACCCCGCCGAGCAGCCCGAGCGTCAGGGAGACCGGTCGCCGCTCGAGGAGGACGGTGACCGTCGCAACGACGTCGACGATCCGATCGACGACTTCGAGCCGTCGTCCGACGAGGAGGACGACATCGAGACCGTCGAGGACCTCGGGAGTACGGTCGAGGTCGATCCCGGCGTCGAGGTCGACGAGGAGATCGCCGAGGACGATCTGCTAGGCGGTCTGAAGATCGATTCGACGGCGGACATCGAAGTCCCCGATCGACTCGTCGATCAGGTCATCGGCCAGGACGAAGCGCGAGATATCATTATCAAGGCGGCCAAGCAGCGCCGACACGTCATGATGATCGGCTCGCCGGGGACCGGCAAGTCGATGCTGGCCAAGGCGATGAGCCAACTGCTGCCGAAGGAGGATCTTCAGGACGTTTTAGTCTACCACAACCCCGACGACGGCAACGAGCCGAAGGTTCGAACCGTCCCCGCGGGCAAGGGCGAACAGATCATCGACGCCCACAAGGAGGAGGCCCGCAAGCGCAACCAGATGCGCTCGATCCTGATGTGGATCATCATCGCCGTCGTCATCGGCTATGCGATCCTCAGCCCCGCCAGCATTCTGCTGGGCGTCCTCGCGGCGGGGATCATCTGGCTGATCTTCCGCTACACCTCCCGCGGCACCGACGCGATGGTGCCCAACATGATCGTCAACAACGGCGATCAGCGCGTCGCGCCCTTCGAGGACGCGACCGGTGCCCACGCCGGCGCACTGCTGGGCGACGTCCGTCACGACCCCTTCCAGTCCGGTGGCATGGAGACGCCGAGCCACGACCGCGTCGAGCCCGGCTCCATCCACAAGTCCAACAAGGGCGTGCTGTTCGTCGACGAGATCAACACGCTCGACATCCGGACCCAGCAGAAGCTGATGACCGCGATCCAGGAAGGCGAGTTCGCCATCACGGGCCAGTCCGAGCGCTCCTCGGGCGCGATGGTCCAGACCGAACCCGTCCCCTGTGACTTCATCATGGTCGCCGCCGGAAACCTCGACGCCATGGAGAACATGCACCCCGCGCTCCGCAACCGGATCAAGGGCTACGGGTACGAGGTCTACATGGACGACACCATCGAGGACACCCCGGAGATGCGGCGCAAGTACGCCCGCTTCATCGCCCAGGAGGTCGAACGCGACGGCCGCCTGCCCCACTTCACCGACGACGCCGTCGAGGAAGTCATCCTCGAGGCCAAGCGCCGTTCGGGTCGGAAGAACCACCTGACGCTGCTGTTCCGCAGCCTCGGTGGACTCGTCCGCGTCGCGGGCGACATCGCCCGCGCCGAGGATCGCGAGAACACCACTCGCGACGACGTCTTGCAGGCCAAGCGCCGTTCGCGCTCGATCGAGCAACAGCTCGCCGACGACTACATCGAGCGCCGCAAGGACTACGAGCTGCAGGTCAACGAAGGCGGCGTCGAGGGCCGCGTCAACGGCCTCGCCGTCATGGGAGAGGACTCCGGGATCATGCTCCCCGTCATGGCCGAGATCGCCCCCGCACAGGGCGGCGGTCAGGTGATCGCCACCGGCCAACTCAAGGAGATGGCCGAGGAGTCGGTCCAGAACGTCTCCGCGATCATCAAGAAGTTCTCCGACGTCGACCTCTCGGAGAAGGACATCCATATCCAGTTCGTCCAGGCCGGGCAACAGGGCGTCGACGGCGACTCCGCCTCCATCACCGTGGCGACCGCCGTCATCAGTGCCCTCGAGAACATCCCGGTCGATCAGTCGGTCGCGATGACCGGCTCGCTGTCGGTCCGGGGCGACGTGCTCCCGGTCGGCGGGGTCACCCACAAGATCGAAGCCGCCGCGAAGGCCGGCTGTACGAAGGTCATCATCCCCGAAGCGAACGAACAGGACGTGATGATCGAAGACGAGTACGAGGACATGATCGAGATCATCCCCTGCTCGAACATCAGCGAGGTCCTGGACGTTGCCCTAATGGGCGAACCCAAGAAGGACTCGCTGGTCGACCGCCTCAAGTCGATCACCGGCACGGCGTTCGACCAGGGCACCGTTGGCTCCGCCGGCGGCTCGAATCCGAGCCCACAGTAA
- a CDS encoding S1C family serine protease, which produces MHDFRPDRRSFLAAASAGLASVAGCVEPRAESSIEGDSSHDIDRENLAEGSAFTDLYDAIIESVTQIRVFGIEDPNTGAEGRGQGSGFLYDDRHIVTNDHVIATGQAADVRYINGDWTSATLVGRDYHSDLAVLEVDHVPKGVTPLSLSERRPVVGQQVAAVGNPLGYEGSMSAGIVSGVDRTLDFPDRAFSFPNVIQTDAAVNPGNSGGPLVDLDGNIVGVINSGGGDNIGFAISAALAGRVVPSLVDDGSYEHSYMGIGLRSVDRLVAEANDLPEATGVLVTDVFDGSAADGVLKPASRTVPRRGESIPVGGDVVLAMDGEPIPDRHALSTHLALETSPGDALAIRLRRDGETITRELTLGARPSVSW; this is translated from the coding sequence ATGCACGATTTCCGACCGGATCGGCGCTCGTTTCTCGCCGCCGCGAGCGCCGGACTCGCGAGCGTCGCCGGCTGTGTCGAGCCCCGGGCCGAGAGCTCGATCGAGGGCGACTCCTCGCACGACATCGACCGGGAGAATCTCGCCGAGGGCTCGGCGTTTACCGACCTCTACGACGCGATCATCGAATCGGTCACGCAGATCCGCGTCTTCGGTATCGAGGATCCGAACACCGGTGCCGAGGGCCGCGGCCAGGGCTCCGGTTTCCTCTACGACGATCGCCATATCGTCACCAACGATCACGTCATCGCGACCGGGCAGGCGGCCGACGTCCGGTACATCAACGGCGACTGGACGAGCGCTACGCTCGTCGGTCGCGACTACCATAGCGATCTGGCCGTCCTCGAGGTCGATCACGTTCCGAAGGGGGTGACGCCGCTCTCCCTGAGCGAACGGCGTCCCGTCGTCGGGCAACAGGTGGCCGCCGTCGGCAATCCGCTCGGCTACGAGGGATCGATGTCGGCGGGCATCGTCAGCGGCGTCGATCGGACGCTCGATTTCCCCGATCGGGCGTTCTCGTTTCCGAACGTCATTCAGACCGACGCCGCCGTCAACCCCGGGAACAGCGGCGGCCCGCTCGTCGATCTCGACGGCAATATCGTCGGGGTGATCAACTCCGGTGGAGGCGACAACATCGGATTCGCCATCTCGGCGGCGCTCGCCGGGCGCGTCGTCCCATCGCTCGTCGACGACGGCTCCTACGAGCACTCGTATATGGGGATCGGCCTCAGGTCCGTCGATCGACTCGTCGCCGAGGCGAACGACCTCCCCGAGGCGACCGGCGTCCTCGTCACGGACGTCTTCGACGGCTCGGCCGCCGATGGCGTGCTGAAACCCGCCTCGCGGACCGTCCCGCGACGCGGCGAATCGATCCCCGTCGGCGGCGACGTCGTCCTCGCGATGGACGGGGAGCCGATCCCCGATCGCCACGCCCTCTCGACGCATCTCGCGCTCGAGACCAGCCCCGGCGACGCGCTCGCGATTCGGCTCCGGCGAGATGGCGAGACGATCACCAGAGAACTCACGCTCGGTGCCCGCCCGTCGGTCTCGTGGTAG